A single region of the Litorilinea aerophila genome encodes:
- a CDS encoding DUF2298 domain-containing protein yields MHPLTSRFGRWPASLFLALILVAGFTLRTWNVNFDQGIGAHPDERSTTCTYAPAMHLPQSWDEFWDPRRSPLNPLWDPVQQQVRKFTYGHFPLYLGVAMGHLLHELAPVAARLPVPQEKVDLMFRANQPCGGVAVAGRLTIALLDTWTIFLLYLLGRRLFSTGTGLLAAAFYAFTAQAIQLSHFFAMDPASTTFTVLAVLGGVAAIQERTWRAMVLTGVAAGLAIASKFSALPVLLVPVVAGLLQLWEPFQAQAAPGAPEGWGRAQFRALLGIPLALAVAGLTFFVTSPYAVLDWRNFIQATLVEQGQMVRGLADFPFTRQYRNTTPYIYFIRQQVQWGMGWPLGLLALAGTLYFLAGFFRSLYRMASAWLVSRLHPRHGQSLPTGRTLSTQEMGLLVVWSWVLPYFGLTGAFLAKFNRYMSPVLPFMLLFGAGLVYVLGHRWPVDRAQDAASRPGAARLGRMAAALLAGVGLVGGLFWSLAYVNGVYNHEHTWITASRWIYQNVPRGSVILWEQWDDPLPKTIPGEPGMDMASTGLRNIDWGPYEEDTAEKYAILKQKLREADYVVYSSKRIYDSVDELPERYPMTNLYYQAMWDGRLGFELALDLTSPPRLFGLVFEDRHADESWSLYDHPQVTIFRKVRNLSDAEFDAIFDHVWETAIPYYRGADSPLSPFLNLLGLGASPESANQGLVPKVLALLMGGETGATAPMPAARPSLMLPQPLSTLPVVDNYRWNRLASEEQVLGPWLAVAFWWAVLALLGWLAWPLAFYLFAPFRDRGYLFSRTLGWLLPAWFLWLLASHGLVYNTVRAAWGSVLLLGLVGGAAAWNQRQALARFVRERWPLLLLGEGLFAGAYLFFVLIRMANPDLWQPWFGGEKFMEFAFLNGILRSPTFPPVDPHFAGGYINYYYFGLYLAAYLIKLTGIYAEVAFNLVIPTLFALTVVNAFAVAYSAWGFARGGRPPASLRWQEGAAASLLAPLFIALLGNLDGFAQVLRRLADGSPVHFQSAFPGLETLVGALVGLVGVLRGTHSLGSYDFWAPSRVIPFTINEFPYWSFLFADLHPHLIGIPFAVLFLGLILLLLRLPELPLWRPAYGVRLLALFALMLGTLASVNLWELPTYLLLGVLALAVSQYRVWGRIRWGLTGALAVFYLAGAYLSFRPFFAHYVNVGASGIGLVRAGDDLGTWLLIWGFLGFVVVSWLFWRLCQPPAAPGLGLERLLGMVCRRYDRLPRLVYLHRLLVTRPTLGYLLGVNLLPATLVATVLTLAWGRTVLALCLALLGPAFLLLWQRARCRVGRGLQVPAVGQVAPRPGDLPAWGSAADAFVALLTVVGLAILAGTQVVYLKDFLQGGDWYRMNTLFKFFNQVWVLWGMAAAVAVPWLWRRNLPSWPARLVPLPFWWRGVFGLLLAASLTFLVLGTPARLAQRMVGWRPPFGTLNGMAYMQQGTYTWPDENHVIELRHDWDAIRWLLAHVRGNLVIVESSEVDYYRAGGTRVASMTGLSGLRGMHESEQRFDEPLGYRDGLHREFWQTSDLARLQAIIDELEIALIYVGPLERQQHPDAPARLEALAGQGRLQVLYQNEGVTIYAVPGALARTDRGVYVPVPRGG; encoded by the coding sequence ATGCACCCATTGACCTCCCGCTTTGGCCGCTGGCCGGCCTCCCTGTTCCTGGCTCTGATCCTGGTCGCGGGTTTTACCCTGCGCACCTGGAACGTGAATTTCGACCAGGGCATCGGCGCCCATCCCGATGAGCGCAGCACCACCTGTACCTACGCACCGGCCATGCACCTCCCCCAAAGCTGGGACGAGTTTTGGGATCCCAGACGCAGCCCCCTCAATCCCCTCTGGGATCCGGTCCAACAGCAGGTGCGTAAGTTCACCTATGGCCACTTCCCCCTCTACCTGGGCGTGGCCATGGGCCACCTGCTCCACGAGCTGGCGCCGGTGGCTGCTCGCTTGCCCGTGCCCCAGGAAAAGGTAGACTTGATGTTCCGGGCCAACCAGCCCTGCGGCGGCGTGGCGGTGGCGGGTCGCCTGACCATTGCCCTGCTGGACACCTGGACCATCTTCCTCCTCTACCTGCTGGGGCGGCGTCTCTTCTCCACGGGTACGGGCCTGCTGGCCGCCGCCTTTTACGCCTTCACCGCCCAGGCCATCCAACTGAGCCACTTCTTCGCCATGGATCCGGCCAGCACCACCTTCACCGTGCTGGCCGTCCTGGGCGGTGTGGCCGCCATCCAGGAGCGAACCTGGCGAGCCATGGTGCTGACCGGCGTGGCCGCAGGGCTGGCCATTGCCTCCAAGTTCAGTGCCCTGCCGGTGCTGTTGGTGCCGGTGGTGGCGGGCCTGCTGCAGTTGTGGGAGCCGTTCCAGGCCCAGGCTGCCCCCGGGGCGCCCGAGGGATGGGGGCGGGCCCAGTTCCGTGCCCTACTCGGCATCCCCCTGGCCCTGGCCGTGGCCGGGCTGACCTTCTTCGTTACCAGCCCCTACGCCGTGCTGGATTGGCGCAACTTTATCCAGGCCACGCTGGTGGAGCAAGGGCAGATGGTGCGAGGGCTGGCCGACTTTCCTTTCACCCGCCAGTACCGTAACACCACGCCCTACATCTACTTCATCCGCCAGCAGGTCCAGTGGGGCATGGGCTGGCCCCTGGGGCTGCTGGCCCTGGCCGGGACCCTCTACTTCCTGGCCGGGTTCTTCCGCAGCCTTTACCGCATGGCCTCCGCCTGGCTGGTCAGCCGCCTCCACCCCCGCCACGGCCAGTCTCTTCCCACTGGACGCACCCTTTCCACTCAGGAGATGGGCCTGCTGGTGGTGTGGAGCTGGGTGCTGCCCTACTTTGGGCTCACCGGCGCCTTCCTGGCCAAGTTCAACCGCTACATGAGCCCGGTGCTCCCCTTCATGCTCCTCTTCGGCGCCGGTCTGGTCTACGTCCTCGGGCACCGGTGGCCTGTTGACCGGGCACAGGACGCAGCATCAAGGCCTGGGGCCGCCCGCCTGGGCCGGATGGCCGCCGCCCTGCTGGCCGGGGTTGGCCTGGTTGGCGGTCTCTTCTGGTCCCTGGCCTACGTCAACGGCGTCTACAACCACGAACACACCTGGATCACCGCCAGCCGCTGGATCTACCAGAACGTGCCCCGGGGCTCGGTCATCCTCTGGGAGCAATGGGACGACCCCCTCCCCAAGACCATCCCCGGCGAACCGGGTATGGACATGGCCAGCACCGGCCTGCGCAACATCGACTGGGGGCCGTACGAGGAGGACACCGCGGAGAAGTACGCCATCCTCAAACAGAAGCTGCGGGAGGCGGACTACGTGGTCTACAGCTCCAAGCGCATCTACGACAGCGTGGACGAGCTGCCCGAGCGCTACCCCATGACCAACCTCTACTACCAGGCCATGTGGGATGGGCGCCTGGGCTTTGAGCTGGCCCTGGACCTGACCTCGCCGCCCCGGCTCTTTGGCCTGGTCTTCGAGGACCGCCACGCAGACGAGAGCTGGAGCCTCTATGACCATCCCCAGGTGACCATCTTCCGCAAGGTGCGGAACCTGAGCGACGCGGAGTTCGACGCCATCTTCGACCATGTGTGGGAGACGGCCATCCCCTACTACCGGGGGGCGGATTCGCCCCTCAGCCCCTTTTTGAACCTGCTGGGCCTGGGCGCCAGCCCGGAGAGCGCCAACCAGGGGCTGGTGCCCAAGGTGCTGGCCCTGCTGATGGGCGGTGAAACCGGGGCCACCGCTCCGATGCCGGCGGCCCGCCCCAGCCTGATGTTGCCCCAGCCCCTCTCCACCCTGCCGGTGGTGGACAACTACCGCTGGAATCGCCTGGCCAGCGAAGAGCAGGTGTTGGGACCCTGGCTGGCCGTGGCCTTCTGGTGGGCGGTGCTGGCCCTGTTGGGCTGGCTGGCCTGGCCCCTGGCCTTCTACCTCTTTGCGCCCTTTCGGGATCGGGGTTATCTCTTCAGCCGCACCCTGGGCTGGCTGCTGCCGGCCTGGTTCCTCTGGCTGCTGGCCAGCCACGGCCTGGTCTACAACACCGTGCGGGCCGCGTGGGGAAGCGTCCTGCTCCTGGGCCTGGTGGGGGGAGCCGCAGCCTGGAACCAGCGCCAGGCCCTGGCCCGGTTCGTGCGGGAGCGATGGCCCCTGCTCCTCCTGGGGGAAGGGCTCTTTGCCGGGGCCTACCTCTTCTTTGTGCTCATCCGCATGGCCAACCCGGACCTCTGGCAGCCCTGGTTCGGGGGGGAAAAGTTCATGGAGTTCGCCTTCCTCAACGGCATCCTGCGCAGTCCCACCTTTCCGCCCGTGGACCCCCACTTTGCCGGCGGCTACATCAACTACTACTACTTCGGCCTCTACCTGGCCGCGTACCTGATCAAGCTCACGGGCATCTATGCGGAGGTGGCCTTCAACCTGGTCATCCCCACCCTCTTCGCGCTGACGGTGGTCAACGCCTTTGCCGTGGCCTACAGCGCCTGGGGCTTCGCACGGGGAGGGCGCCCGCCGGCCTCCCTCCGCTGGCAGGAGGGCGCGGCCGCGTCCCTGCTGGCGCCCCTCTTCATCGCCCTGTTGGGCAACCTGGACGGCTTCGCCCAGGTGCTGCGCCGGCTGGCCGACGGCAGCCCGGTCCACTTCCAGAGCGCCTTCCCCGGGCTGGAGACCCTGGTGGGCGCGCTGGTGGGCCTGGTGGGCGTGTTGCGGGGGACCCACAGCCTGGGCAGCTACGACTTCTGGGCGCCCAGCCGGGTCATTCCCTTTACCATCAACGAGTTCCCGTACTGGAGCTTCCTCTTCGCGGACCTCCACCCCCACCTGATCGGCATTCCCTTTGCCGTCCTCTTCCTGGGGCTGATCCTGCTGCTGTTGCGCCTGCCGGAGCTGCCCCTCTGGCGTCCGGCCTATGGCGTCCGGCTGCTGGCCCTCTTCGCCCTGATGCTGGGCACCCTGGCCAGCGTGAACCTGTGGGAGCTCCCCACCTACCTGCTGCTGGGGGTGCTGGCCCTGGCGGTGAGCCAGTATCGGGTCTGGGGACGGATACGCTGGGGGCTCACAGGGGCCCTGGCCGTCTTTTACCTGGCGGGCGCGTACCTCTCCTTCCGGCCCTTCTTCGCCCACTACGTCAACGTGGGCGCGTCGGGCATTGGCCTGGTGCGGGCGGGGGATGACCTGGGTACGTGGCTGCTCATCTGGGGCTTCCTGGGCTTTGTGGTGGTGAGCTGGCTCTTCTGGCGCCTGTGCCAGCCCCCCGCGGCCCCTGGCCTGGGCCTGGAGCGGCTCCTGGGCATGGTCTGCCGGCGCTACGACCGGTTGCCCCGGCTGGTCTACCTGCACCGGCTGCTGGTGACCCGCCCAACCCTGGGCTACCTGCTGGGGGTGAATCTGCTGCCGGCGACCCTGGTGGCCACTGTACTGACCCTGGCCTGGGGGCGGACGGTGCTGGCCCTCTGCCTGGCGCTGCTGGGGCCGGCCTTTCTGCTGCTGTGGCAGCGGGCCCGGTGTCGGGTGGGGCGCGGTCTCCAGGTCCCGGCCGTCGGCCAGGTAGCCCCTCGCCCAGGCGATCTCCCGGCCTGGGGAAGCGCGGCGGACGCCTTCGTGGCCCTGTTGACGGTAGTGGGGCTGGCCATCCTGGCCGGTACCCAGGTGGTCTACCTGAAGGACTTCCTGCAGGGGGGCGACTGGTACCGGATGAACACCCTGTTCAAGTTCTTCAACCAGGTGTGGGTCCTGTGGGGGATGGCCGCCGCGGTGGCGGTGCCCTGGTTGTGGCGGCGGAATCTGCCCTCGTGGCCGGCTCGGCTGGTCCCGCTGCCCTTCTGGTGGCGCGGGGTTTTCGGGCTCCTGTTGGCGGCAAGCCTGACCTTTCTCGTCCTGGGCACGCCGGCCCGGCTGGCCCAGCGCATGGTGGGCTGGCGGCCGCCCTTCGGCACCCTGAACGGCATGGCCTACATGCAGCAGGGCACCTACACCTGGCCGGACGAAAACCACGTCATCGAACTGCGACATGACTGGGATGCCATCCGCTGGCTGTTGGCGCACGTGCGGGGCAACCTGGTGATTGTGGAATCTTCAGAAGTAGACTACTATCGGGCCGGGGGAACCCGGGTGGCCAGTATGACCGGCCTCAGTGGCCTGCGGGGCATGCACGAGTCGGAGCAGCGCTTCGACGAGCCCCTGGGCTATCGGGATGGCCTGCACCGGGAGTTCTGGCAGACGTCGGACCTGGCGCGCCTCCAGGCCATCATCGACGAGTTGGAGATCGCCCTGATCTACGTGGGGCCGCTGGAGCGCCAGCAGCATCCCGACGCCCCGGCCAGGCTGGAGGCGCTGGCCGGCCAGGGGCGGCTGCAGGTGCTCTATCAGAACGAAGGCGTGACCATCTACGCGGTGCCGGGCGCCCTGGCCCGCACCGACCGCGGGGTTTACGTGCCGGTGCCGCGCGGTGGGTAG